TACCGCATGCTCTCGAACCTCGTCGACAACGCGCTGAAATACACCGCGAGCGGCGGCGTCACCGTGATCGCGCGGATGCGCGGCGACGACGCGTGGATCGAGGTGCGCGACACCGGCATCGGCATTGCGCCGGAACAGCTGGGCCGCGTCTTCGAAGAGTTCTACCAGGTCGACAACCTCGGGCGCGACCGCTCCCGGGGCCTGGGCATCGGCCTGTCGATTGTCAAACGCCTCTCCCGGTTGCTCGAGCACCGCATCGAGGTGCGTTCCCTCCCCGGACGCGGCACGCGCTTTCGCGTCGTGGTGCCCATCGCGCGGCCGTCTGAAGCGTCGCCGGGCGCTTTCCGGCTGCGCGACCTCGAAGTGCAGGCGCGCCCTCGCCTCGAGGCACCGGGTCTGCGGGGGCGCATCCTGCTGATCGACGACGAGGAAGAGATTCGCGAGGCGATGACCGAGCTCATGAGCGCCTACGGCATCGACGTCGCGGCCGTGGCCGGCGAGGCCGAGGCCGAGGCGCTGTTGACGCGCCCGGACGCGCACGCCCGTCCGATCACGCTGCTGATGTGCGACTACCGACTGTCGAGCGGCGTGGACGGACTGGAGGTGGGCCTGCGCCTGCGGGAGAGGTACCGGCTCGACGCCCCGATGCTGTTGATCACCGGCGAAACCGCGCCCGACCGGCTGCAGCGGGTACGCGCGTCAGGCGTACCGGTGCTGTTCAAGCCGGTGAGCGCGGCGACGCTGATGCATGCGATGGCCGAGCTCTTTCCCGCGGAGGTCTAGTGCGCTGGTGCGCTGGGGTCAGCGCCGCCGCTCCACATACGGTCGTGCCTGCAGCAGCACGATGCGATCGCCCACCGTCGCCCATTCGATGTCCTGATCGACGGCATTGAACGTGCGCTTCACGGCCGCGCCCACATTGGCGAGCCGCACGACGAGCTCATCGGTCAGCACATTGCGCCCCTGCTCCACCGGCACTTCCTTTACGCCGCCGTCCTTGTCCAGCTGCAGCGCCGTCTCTTCCGCCGACCGGCTCAGCACCTGGATCGCCTTCGACCAGCTCGAATACATCACCTGTTCAGCCACGCGCTGCCCCTCGACCACGCGAATGCCGATGCCTCGCTTGGCCGAGATGTAGGTGACGTGCGGATGGCCCGCATCGAACGGGTCGCGCGTGATCATCACGCCCGCGTTGGTGGAGTCGATGGCGGTCTGCACGAACACGCCCATCAGCACCGACTCGGCGCCGAAGCCCGCGGCGCTGCGCGCCTCCCAGGCCTCGGGGTTGAACACCGAGGCCCAGACCTTCTTGACCGCGAGCTCGAGCGCATCGCCGGTCTTCACGTTGGGCACCGTGGTGTAGAGCCCCGCGCCGCTGAAGCCGGGCAGGTCTTCGGAGTTGGACGAGCTGCGCACGAACACGCCGCCACCGCCCAGTTGCGACTGCCATGCGGCGCGCCATGCCGCTGCGGTGGCGGCGTCGACGGGCCATTTCACGATCTCGTCGCGCAGTTGCGCGAGCGCCTTCTGCCGCAGTTGCGGATCGCTCGCGAAACCGGGCTGCTGCTGCATGCGCGCAATGCGATCGGCCAGGCCGTTCGTTCGCATGAACCGGTCGTAGTGCGCGAACGGAATGCAGAAGCCGTCGGGCACGGTGGTCGATGGAATGTGCGCCGCCAGCACGGCGCCGAGGTTGGCGGCCTTGGAGCCGCACTGCGCGCTGTGGCGCGCGCGCAGCGACGCGAGCGGTAGCAGGCGGGTCTCGCGCAGATCGGGCTTCACGGCCCTGTCACTGCCGGGCACCGCACCGGTGGCCGCGGTGCGCACGGTGCGGGGTGGGAGCGCCGCGATTTCTTCCGCAGTGAGGCGGCGCAACTGGTAGCCCGAGGCCGCAACCTTCAACGCCACCCACTGGCCCGCGTGCTCGCGCAGCACGGTTGCGGCGTCACGCACATAGGCGTTCGGAATGCCCCAGCCCTTGGCCAGCAGGTTGACGTGCGAGAGCGCGGTCGATGGCCGTTCGGTCAGCACGCCGGCCACGGGCGGCAGGTTGATCGGCACCTGGCGCAGCACGGCGATGTCGTCGGGCAACAGCGCATTGAGGCCCGATGCATCGTCCACGATGCGCACGCGTCCCGTCGCGGTGCCGAGGTTCATCGGCATGTAGGGCTGCTCGCGGATCAACGCCTCCTGGCTCACGAAATCGATGCCCGCCTCTTTCGCCACACGCTCGTGCAGCGTGGAGTTGGTCTTGAACTTCACGGGCGCGAAGAAGCTCGCCTTCACTTGTGCGTCGGCTTGCTTCAGCAGCGGCGCGGTGAGCTGGTCGCCTTCCCAGAACTCGTAGGTGAAGCTGCCGATGTTCTGCTGCCAGCTCAGCGTGCCGAACAGGAAGCGGCGGTCGGGCACGAGGTAGTTGCGGTCGATCTCGCGTTTGCCCGCGCGCGGCGAGAGGCCGGTGTCCCGCACGAAGCGCACGTGCAGCTGGTAGCGCGGCGTGTCGATGTAGTAAGTGCGCACAGGCTTGGCCTGGCGATCGACGATGAAGAGCACATGGGCCAGCTGCATCGGCGTGCCGGCGTCGTAGACGCGTGCCAGCGTATCGAAGTCGCCTTGGCTGCGCAGCACCGGCAGCGATGGGGGCACCGCGGGGCGCGGCACGAGCTGTGCGGCCGGACCTTCGGGCTGCGGCTGGTTCTGCTGTTGGTAGAAGGAAGGCTTGCGCGCGAGTTGCGCGTCGGCCGGCAAGGGTGCGATGGCCATCGCGCACAACGCCAGTGCCGATAGCCAATTCGGCGCCTTGTCTGTTTGATCCTGGGTGCTGTTGTTCTTCATGGAGTGTCCCTCTCGTTGCAGGGCGAATTCTCGCTCGCGTTCCGATGGGGCGGCATCGTGCCAAGTCCCGCCGGCAGCACTGCCATCGACCGGCCGCTACAGTCGCCCGAAAGGAGCTTCTTCTCATGCCCACATTCGACTTCGACCTCTTCGTCATCGGCGGCGGCAGCGGCGGCGTTCGCGCCGCGCGCATGGCGGCACAAACGGGCGCCCGCGTCGGCCTCGCCGAAGCTGCTGACCTCGGCGGCACCTGCGTCAACGTGGGCTGCATTCCTAAAAAGCTCTACAGCTATGCGGCCGGCTATGCCGAATCGTTCGAGGAAGCCGCGGGCTACGGGTGGAAGCTGTCCGCCGAGCCGCAGTTCGACTGGCCCCACCTCAAGTCGCAGCGCGCGAAGGAAATCGGCCGGCTCAACGGCATCTACGCCTCGCTGCTGAAGAACTCGGGCGTCACGCTGATCACCGGATGGGCGCAGCTGGTCGATGGCCACACGGTGGAAATCGACGGCAAGCGTCACACCGCGCGCCACCTGCTCGTGGCCACCGGCGGCACGCCTTTCGTGCCGGACATTCCGGGCCGCGAGCACATCGTGACATCCGACGCGATGTTCGATCTCGACCCGTTCCCCAAGCGCCTGCTGGTGGTGGGCGGCGGCTACATCGCCTGCGAGTTCGCATCGATCTTCAACGGCCTGGGTTCCAAGGTGACGCAGCTGCACCGCCGCGCGCACCTGCTCACCGGCTTCGATGACGACGTGCGGCAGTTCTTCGCGAACGAGATGGGGAAGGCGGGTGTCGATGTGCGGCTGAACGGCGAAGCCTCGTCGATCGCGCGCGGTCCGAACGGCCTGGTCGTGACGCTCGCGCGCGGGCAGCAGATCGAAGCCGACACCGTGCTCTTCGCCACCGGCCGCGTGCCCAACACGCAAGGTCTCGGCCTCGAGGCGGCGGGCGTGAAGCTCGACGAGAAAGGCGCGATCGCGGTCGATGCGCACTACCGCACCTCGGTGCCGTCGATCTACGCGGTGGGCGATGTGTCCACACGCGTGCAGCTCACGCCGGTGGCGCTGGCCGAGGCGATGGTGGTGGTGGACGAGCTGTTCGGCAAGGGCAAGCGCCGCATGGACTACGAGTTCATCCCGACGGCCGTGTTCACCCATCCGAACATCGGCACCTGCGGCTACACCGAGCTCGACGCGCGCGCGAAGTTCGGCGAGGTCACGGTGTTCTCGAGCGAGTTCAAGTCGCTGCGCCACACGCTCTCGGGCCGCAGCGAGCGCACCTTCATGAAGCTGGTGGTGGACAAGAAAAGCGACCGCGTGGTGGGCCTGCACATGGTGGGCGCGGACGCGGGCGAAGTCGTACAGGGCTTTGCGGTGGCGATGCGCGCGGGTGCGACGAAGGCGATCTTCGACAGCACCATCGGCATTCACCCGACGGGTGCCGAAGAGTTCGTCACCATGCGCGAGCCGATGCCCGGCTAGACACGGGCCTTCTGCTGCTTGCCTTCGAGCAGCTTCACCATCACGAACAGCACGCGGTTCGCGGGCGTGGGCACGCCGAGCGCCTCGCCGCGGCGCACGACCAGGCCGTTGAGGTGGTCGATCTCGCTGAGCTTGCCGCGTGCGAGGTCTTGCGCGGTCGACGAGTACTGCGAGGGCATCGACTGCGCGATGCCGCGAATGGCCGCATCGGTGTCGCCCGGAATGACGACGCCTTCGGCTTTCGCGACGGCGAGGCATTCGGTGACCACGTCGCGGATCACGTCGGCCACGCCGATGCCCTTCACGAGTTCACCATAGGGCAGTTGCGACACCGCCGACAGCGCGTTGTAGGCGCAGTTCAGGATCAACTTGGCCCAGAGCGAGCCGCGCACGTTGTCGGAAATCTGCGTGGGCACGCTGGCGGCGACAAGATGCTGCGCGACCTGCTCGCTGGTGCGCGAGGGCGCGATCACCAGCTCGCCGCGGCCGTGATGCTTCACATGGCCCGGGCCCGCCATCTCCGTGGCGACGTAGACCACGGCGGCAGCCACCTCGTTGGACAGCACCGAGCGCACGCGTTCGTCGTTGTCGACGCCGTTCTGCAGCGTGAGCACCAGCGCGCCGAGTGCGAGATGCGGCTTGATCTGCGCGGCGGCGGATTCGCTGTCGGTGGACTTCACGCAGAACAGCACGAGGTCGGCGCCCTGCACGGCGCTCGCCTCGGTACTCGCGCCAAGGCGCACCTGCTCGTCGAAGGCCTTCGTCTCGAGCCGCAACCCGTTCGACTTCACCGCCTCGACATGTGAAGGCCGCCCGATCAGCACCACCTCGTGGCCCGCGCGCGCCAGCATGGCGCCGTAGTAGCAGCCGACTGCGCCGGCGCCCATGACTGCGACTTTCATCGATTCGTTTCCTTGGTTGTTCGTTTGAGCGCAGAGGTTAGCCAAGCCCGTCGCTTCACGCTTCCGGCCCACGCGATTTCTGCCCTTCGTCCATCAGCCATTCGCGAAACGCCACGAAGGCCGGCAGGTCGAGCCGGTCCGGGCGATAGCAGAGGTAGTGCCCCTGGTCCACGCGCACCGGCGTGCCGCAGGGGCTCAGGAGCGAGCCTTCGGCCAGCTCTTCCTGCACCAGCAGTTTTGGCACCAGCCCGATGCCCAGGCCGTTGAGCGCCGCCTGGATCAGCGCCGAGTACTGCGCAAAGCGCGGCCCGGCCACCGTCTGCACCTCGGGCACGCCGTGCTGCGCGGCCCACTCGCGCCACGCGGTGGGCGCGCCTTCGTGATGCAGCAGCGTGTGACCCACGATATCGGCCGGCTGCGCGATGCGGTGGCGCCCCTCGACCAGCGCGCGCGCCACGATCAGCACGAACTCGCGCCCCGCGATGTATTCGGACACCACACCCGGCCAGCCGTCGGGGCCGTAGCGGATCGCGGCATCCACGCCCGCCGGAATGCCGTCGCTCGGCTCCAGGTGGCGGCTGAAGCTCAGCATCACATGGCGGCTCTTCTGGCTGAAGGCCGGCAGGCGCGGAATGAGCCACTTGGTGAGAAAGGTGGGCACGCTCGCGAGCGTGAGCAGGCCCGCGCCGGCATCGCCCGAGCGGGCCTCGAAGGTCGCGGTCTCGATGGCGCGCAGGCCGCCCGAAATCTTCTGCCAGTACACCCGCCCCTGCGGCGTGAGCTGCACGCCGCGGCCGTTCTTCTGCAGCAGCTCGCGGCCGAGAAAGGCCTCGAGCCCCGCGATCTGCTTGCTCACCGCGCTCACCGTGATGCACAGAGCGCTCGCCGCGAGCGTGATGCTCTGCTGGCGCGCCACCGCGTCGAAGGCCAGCAGCTCCTGGATGGTGGGGCAGTCGCGCTTCATGCCTGGCTCCGGTTGATGAAAGTTCTGTGAAAAACACTTTCCGATTGCTCAAGCATCGTCATCCAAGTTTCACCCATGGGGTTGCGTGTGCTTCCTAGAATTCGCTCGAACGCGGCAGCTCGCCGTGCGCAAAAGGTAGAGCATCCGGAAAGTATGCCGGTTGCGCAAGTCACACGGAGACCTTCACCTTGATTCGCGGCATCTCGCTCGTCTACGGCTTGTACCTGCTGCTGCCCATCGCATTGCTGCTCGTCGGCAGCTTCGGCGGCAACTGGACCAACACGCTGCTGCCCACGGGCATCACCGGGCAGTGGTATGTCGACCTGTGGCTGGACACCTCGTTCCGCAAGGCCTTCGTGAGCAGCCTCGTGGTGGCGATGAGCGCCTGCGCGATCAACACGCTGCTGGCGCTGCCGCTGGCCTATGCGCTGTACCACGGCGCGCGACGCGGCGGCAGCCTCGCGGCGCGCATCGTGAGCGCGACGCCCGTCGCGGTGCCGACGATCACGCTGGCCTTCGGCTACATGATCGTGTTCAACACCGACATCGCACCGTGGCTGGGCTCGATGCCTTTGCTGATTGCCGCGCACGCGATCCTCACGCTGCCCTACCTCACCAACACGCTGCTGACCGACCTGCGTCACCTGGACCTCGGCCGGCTCGAACAGGCGGCCGCCACGCTCGGCGCCTCGGGCTGGCAGCAGTTCACCGGCATCGTGCTGCCGAGCCTGCGGCAGAGCCTGATCAGCGGGCTGGTGATGGTGGCGGCGATTTCCGTGGGCGAGTTCGGGTTGTCGAACCTGCTCACGAGCTTCCAGAACCGCACCTACCCGGTGGTGCTGCTGCAGGCCTTCTACGGCGCGACGGGTTTTGCCTGCGCGGCGACCGTCATCCTTCTCGTGCTGGCGAGCGCGTCGGCCCTTCTCTCTTCCTCTTTGGTGAAGCAACGCGCATGAGCCTCCTCCTCGATAACGTCAGCTACAACTACCCCGGCAGCACGCACGGCCTGCACGATGTGTCGCTCGATGTGCGCACCGGCGAACTGGTGGCGGTGATCGGGCCGAGCGGCTCGGGCAAGTCAACGCTGCTCAAGCTGGTGTCGGGGCTGGAGACGGGGCACACCGGCCGCATCGCGCTCGATGGCGAAGACATGTCGCGCACGCCGGTGCACCAGCGCCACATCGGCATGGTGTTCCAGAGCTACGCGCTGTTCCCGCACCTGAGCGTGCTCGACAACGTGGCCTACGGGCTCAAGCTGCGCAAGGTGGGCACGGCCGAGCGCCGCCAGCGCGCGCAGGACCTGCTCGACATCGTCGGGCTCGGCGACTACGCCAGGCGCGCGGTCGCCCAGCTCTCGGGCGGCCAGCAGCAGCGCGTGGCGCTCGCCCGCGCGCTCGCCATCGACCCGCGCGCGTTGCTGCTCGACGAGCCGCTCTCGGCACTGGACGCCAG
This region of Variovorax sp. RKNM96 genomic DNA includes:
- a CDS encoding ABC transporter permease subunit gives rise to the protein MIRGISLVYGLYLLLPIALLLVGSFGGNWTNTLLPTGITGQWYVDLWLDTSFRKAFVSSLVVAMSACAINTLLALPLAYALYHGARRGGSLAARIVSATPVAVPTITLAFGYMIVFNTDIAPWLGSMPLLIAAHAILTLPYLTNTLLTDLRHLDLGRLEQAAATLGASGWQQFTGIVLPSLRQSLISGLVMVAAISVGEFGLSNLLTSFQNRTYPVVLLQAFYGATGFACAATVILLVLASASALLSSSLVKQRA
- a CDS encoding LysR substrate-binding domain-containing protein, translating into MKRDCPTIQELLAFDAVARQQSITLAASALCITVSAVSKQIAGLEAFLGRELLQKNGRGVQLTPQGRVYWQKISGGLRAIETATFEARSGDAGAGLLTLASVPTFLTKWLIPRLPAFSQKSRHVMLSFSRHLEPSDGIPAGVDAAIRYGPDGWPGVVSEYIAGREFVLIVARALVEGRHRIAQPADIVGHTLLHHEGAPTAWREWAAQHGVPEVQTVAGPRFAQYSALIQAALNGLGIGLVPKLLVQEELAEGSLLSPCGTPVRVDQGHYLCYRPDRLDLPAFVAFREWLMDEGQKSRGPEA
- a CDS encoding 2-dehydropantoate 2-reductase, producing MKVAVMGAGAVGCYYGAMLARAGHEVVLIGRPSHVEAVKSNGLRLETKAFDEQVRLGASTEASAVQGADLVLFCVKSTDSESAAAQIKPHLALGALVLTLQNGVDNDERVRSVLSNEVAAAVVYVATEMAGPGHVKHHGRGELVIAPSRTSEQVAQHLVAASVPTQISDNVRGSLWAKLILNCAYNALSAVSQLPYGELVKGIGVADVIRDVVTECLAVAKAEGVVIPGDTDAAIRGIAQSMPSQYSSTAQDLARGKLSEIDHLNGLVVRRGEALGVPTPANRVLFVMVKLLEGKQQKARV
- a CDS encoding PEP/pyruvate-binding domain-containing protein — encoded protein: MKNNSTQDQTDKAPNWLSALALCAMAIAPLPADAQLARKPSFYQQQNQPQPEGPAAQLVPRPAVPPSLPVLRSQGDFDTLARVYDAGTPMQLAHVLFIVDRQAKPVRTYYIDTPRYQLHVRFVRDTGLSPRAGKREIDRNYLVPDRRFLFGTLSWQQNIGSFTYEFWEGDQLTAPLLKQADAQVKASFFAPVKFKTNSTLHERVAKEAGIDFVSQEALIREQPYMPMNLGTATGRVRIVDDASGLNALLPDDIAVLRQVPINLPPVAGVLTERPSTALSHVNLLAKGWGIPNAYVRDAATVLREHAGQWVALKVAASGYQLRRLTAEEIAALPPRTVRTAATGAVPGSDRAVKPDLRETRLLPLASLRARHSAQCGSKAANLGAVLAAHIPSTTVPDGFCIPFAHYDRFMRTNGLADRIARMQQQPGFASDPQLRQKALAQLRDEIVKWPVDAATAAAWRAAWQSQLGGGGVFVRSSSNSEDLPGFSGAGLYTTVPNVKTGDALELAVKKVWASVFNPEAWEARSAAGFGAESVLMGVFVQTAIDSTNAGVMITRDPFDAGHPHVTYISAKRGIGIRVVEGQRVAEQVMYSSWSKAIQVLSRSAEETALQLDKDGGVKEVPVEQGRNVLTDELVVRLANVGAAVKRTFNAVDQDIEWATVGDRIVLLQARPYVERRR
- the gorA gene encoding glutathione-disulfide reductase → MPTFDFDLFVIGGGSGGVRAARMAAQTGARVGLAEAADLGGTCVNVGCIPKKLYSYAAGYAESFEEAAGYGWKLSAEPQFDWPHLKSQRAKEIGRLNGIYASLLKNSGVTLITGWAQLVDGHTVEIDGKRHTARHLLVATGGTPFVPDIPGREHIVTSDAMFDLDPFPKRLLVVGGGYIACEFASIFNGLGSKVTQLHRRAHLLTGFDDDVRQFFANEMGKAGVDVRLNGEASSIARGPNGLVVTLARGQQIEADTVLFATGRVPNTQGLGLEAAGVKLDEKGAIAVDAHYRTSVPSIYAVGDVSTRVQLTPVALAEAMVVVDELFGKGKRRMDYEFIPTAVFTHPNIGTCGYTELDARAKFGEVTVFSSEFKSLRHTLSGRSERTFMKLVVDKKSDRVVGLHMVGADAGEVVQGFAVAMRAGATKAIFDSTIGIHPTGAEEFVTMREPMPG